In one Candidatus Methylomirabilota bacterium genomic region, the following are encoded:
- a CDS encoding response regulator yields the protein MPRVLVVDDSLSVRKMVERSLQTKGFEVLAASSGAEAMERIGSARPDLVVCDVVMPDVDGYRICEFVRTHPALGDTPVLLISGIVNASVLERASHVRSSDVLRKPFTADELARKVDELLASRSRAAAPASSDGAPPEELVAMPDLKAMLTQLAAMPGVGLATLVDREGFLIEAAGEVGIGAEAAGALAACLAESSEGIGRELGRGTLQSMILEYESGMVVLHAAGPSAVLAVVLRDATALGKLRYYVKKILPELLRSI from the coding sequence GTGCCCCGCGTCCTCGTGGTGGACGACAGCCTTTCCGTGCGCAAGATGGTCGAGCGCTCACTGCAGACCAAGGGCTTCGAAGTGCTCGCGGCGTCCTCCGGCGCGGAGGCCATGGAGCGCATCGGCAGCGCCAGGCCTGATCTCGTGGTCTGCGACGTGGTGATGCCGGATGTGGACGGCTACCGGATCTGTGAGTTCGTCCGCACGCACCCGGCCCTGGGGGACACCCCGGTGCTCCTGATCTCGGGCATCGTCAATGCCAGCGTGCTCGAGCGCGCTTCGCACGTGCGCTCGAGCGACGTCCTCCGCAAGCCGTTCACGGCCGACGAGCTGGCTCGGAAGGTGGACGAGCTCCTCGCCTCGCGGAGTCGCGCCGCCGCCCCCGCTTCATCCGATGGTGCTCCGCCCGAAGAGCTCGTGGCCATGCCGGATCTCAAGGCCATGCTCACTCAGCTGGCGGCCATGCCGGGGGTCGGGCTGGCCACCCTGGTGGATCGCGAGGGCTTCCTCATCGAGGCGGCGGGCGAGGTCGGCATCGGGGCCGAGGCCGCCGGAGCGCTGGCCGCATGTCTTGCCGAGTCCTCCGAGGGCATCGGACGTGAGCTGGGTCGGGGGACGCTCCAGAGCATGATCCTCGAGTATGAATCGGGGATGGTTGTCCTCCACGCGGCCGGACCCTCAGCCGTCCTGGCCGTGGTGCTGCGCGACGCGACCGCGCTCGGCAAGCTGCGCTACTACGTGAAGAAGATCCTGCCGGAGCTGCTCCGGTCCATCTGA
- a CDS encoding DUF4388 domain-containing protein, giving the protein MSAGRTIAKVLIVDADPAKLGALRSALALAAYKVTSATSASFALTTLERDRPDLIVSGARTEDMDGVEFCSIIRSDPTTHDIPFLLLSGPTRPTPWAVAQAGVDMLLAGDFVVSAVLDRISKLLRHVVPGELDSPEPEPPPTPAGPKPSMPRAEVGGRTFQGSFGALDLTEVTQAIGLGGKTGRLALALSVGDGSVLFESGRVIHAEFAGLTGESAFAALVAAAQHDPEGTFRFKPATGTDAGPRTIQKNLDQLLISVASEIDEGRAPTGAPPPPPRT; this is encoded by the coding sequence GTGAGCGCCGGCCGCACCATCGCCAAGGTGCTCATCGTGGACGCCGATCCCGCCAAGCTCGGCGCGTTGAGGTCCGCGCTGGCCCTGGCCGCCTACAAGGTCACCTCGGCCACCAGCGCGTCCTTCGCCCTGACCACGCTCGAGCGCGACCGGCCCGACCTGATCGTGAGCGGCGCCCGCACAGAGGACATGGACGGCGTCGAGTTCTGCTCCATCATCCGGAGCGATCCCACCACCCATGACATCCCCTTCCTGCTCCTGTCCGGGCCCACGCGCCCCACCCCGTGGGCGGTGGCCCAGGCCGGCGTGGACATGCTGCTCGCGGGTGACTTCGTGGTCTCCGCGGTGCTCGATCGCATCTCCAAGCTGCTGCGTCACGTCGTGCCCGGCGAGCTCGATTCCCCGGAGCCCGAGCCGCCGCCCACGCCGGCCGGCCCGAAGCCGAGCATGCCGCGGGCCGAAGTCGGGGGACGCACATTCCAGGGATCATTTGGCGCGCTCGACCTGACCGAGGTGACGCAGGCCATCGGCCTCGGAGGCAAGACGGGCAGACTGGCCCTGGCCCTTTCGGTGGGAGACGGCTCGGTGCTCTTCGAGTCCGGACGGGTGATCCACGCGGAGTTCGCGGGGCTCACCGGAGAGAGCGCCTTCGCCGCCCTCGTGGCGGCCGCCCAGCACGACCCGGAAGGCACCTTTCGGTTCAAGCCTGCCACGGGCACCGACGCGGGCCCCCGGACCATCCAGAAGAACCTGGATCAGCTCCTCATCTCCGTCGCCTCCGAGATCGACGAGGGGCGCGCGCCCACGGGCGCGCCGCCGCCCCCGCCGAGGACCTAG